The following proteins are encoded in a genomic region of Triticum dicoccoides isolate Atlit2015 ecotype Zavitan chromosome 1B, WEW_v2.0, whole genome shotgun sequence:
- the LOC119312853 gene encoding uncharacterized protein LOC119312853 — protein sequence MGEPREGASLGPARAPLDPRADLVETEESDPVAEVTASSSLESKEEKVEQGNTRKKIRRSTNADMTKYQRCSRPGVVGLKADKAKRIIRKGKPDLFCSVVLENQFLTMAYCTNRVRLIVDRSNRVV from the exons ATGGGGGAGCCCAGAGAAGGAGCTTCGTTGGGACCAGCTAGGGCACCCCTGGACCCTCGCGCAG ACCTTGTTGAAACTGAGGAGTCGGATCCGGTTGCCGAAGTTACCGCATCATCATCATTGGAATCGAAAGAAGAGAAG GTTGAACAAGGCAACACAAGGAAAAAAATAAGGCGGTCGACCAACGCAGACATGACGAAATACCAGCGGTGCTCAAGGCCAGGTGTTGTTGGTCTCAAAGCGGACAAGGCCAAGAGGATCATCAGGAAAGGCAAGCCGGACCTCTTTTGTTCAGTTGTTCTAGAGAACCAGTTTCTGACCATGGCCTACTGCACGAATCGTGTTAGGCTCATAGTGGACAGATCCAACCGTGTGGTGTGA